One Thermus sp. CCB_US3_UF1 DNA window includes the following coding sequences:
- the metE gene encoding 5-methyltetrahydropteroyltriglutamate--homocysteine S-methyltransferase produces the protein MTVRTLAYGFPRLGPDREYKRLLEGFWSGEVSEEAFRQGLEGLEALRLAAYRRHVDLYPVGEMSLYDPLLDLAVMVGVYPIDPQDLGAYYALARGKGALPLRKWFGTNYHYLAPLLPEAPRYKPHWNKPLEAFRKHPEGLPHLLGPYTLLRLAQNPPEGGERARHLEALGEVYAAFLGELKGAGAPLALLEEPALGLDGAEEDLPALERVYGRLLEALPLALLTPYLLPRPEVGAGLYPLPWAAASRDLEAPRGGPRVPILGVVEGQGVWRTPLLEVARRLREALGEGEVWLAPRAPLYHLPWRVGSPPPGLEGRLAFAEERLGELALLARLLRGEEGALAEAQAWRAPGEPPRLPPLSPPPGPRPPGPVRKEAQRDLPLPPFPTTTIGSFPQTQELRALRARFRSGKLSPEAYGEAIREAIARTIRFQEAVGLDLLVHGEPERSDMVEFFAERLEGFHTHPSGWVLSYGSRVYRPPILAGPVRRKGPLALEELRYAQSLTPKPVKAILTGPITLAAWSYLPEGASFAEAVLHLAEAIGEEVRALEGAGFRFLQIDEPALLEKLPLRAEAQPAYLELVREAFRRAVPVGPGVQVHLHLCYSEYAALRPFLEAMDPDVVSLEAARQEPRFLGALEGLDLGLGPGAFDVHSPRAVSPEEMEGRLLAYLDHIPPSRLWVNPDCGLKTRTWPEAEANLKAMVEAARRLRARFGGEDAHRT, from the coding sequence ATGACGGTGAGGACTTTGGCCTACGGTTTTCCCCGGCTGGGTCCGGACCGGGAGTATAAGCGCCTTTTGGAAGGCTTCTGGTCCGGGGAGGTGTCGGAGGAGGCCTTCCGGCAGGGGCTAGAGGGGTTGGAGGCCCTGCGGCTTGCGGCCTACCGCCGCCATGTGGACCTCTACCCCGTGGGGGAGATGAGCCTCTACGATCCCCTGCTGGACCTGGCGGTGATGGTGGGGGTCTACCCCATAGACCCCCAGGACCTGGGGGCCTACTACGCCCTGGCCCGGGGCAAGGGGGCCCTGCCCCTGCGGAAGTGGTTCGGCACCAACTACCACTACCTGGCCCCCCTGCTGCCCGAGGCGCCCCGCTACAAGCCCCACTGGAACAAGCCCCTGGAAGCCTTCCGCAAGCACCCTGAGGGGCTTCCCCACCTCCTTGGGCCCTATACCCTTCTCCGCCTGGCCCAAAACCCTCCAGAGGGAGGGGAGCGGGCCCGCCACCTCGAGGCCCTGGGCGAGGTCTACGCCGCCTTCCTTGGGGAACTCAAGGGGGCAGGGGCCCCCCTGGCCCTCCTGGAGGAGCCGGCCCTGGGCCTGGATGGGGCCGAGGAGGACCTCCCGGCCTTGGAAAGGGTTTATGGCCGCCTCCTGGAGGCCCTGCCCCTGGCCCTCCTCACCCCCTACCTCCTCCCCCGGCCGGAGGTGGGGGCGGGGCTTTACCCCCTTCCCTGGGCCGCGGCAAGCCGGGACCTCGAGGCCCCCCGGGGAGGCCCCAGGGTGCCCATCCTGGGGGTGGTGGAGGGGCAGGGGGTTTGGCGCACCCCCCTCCTGGAGGTGGCCCGCCGCCTGCGGGAGGCCTTGGGGGAGGGGGAGGTCTGGCTTGCCCCCCGGGCCCCCCTTTACCACCTGCCCTGGCGGGTGGGGTCCCCGCCCCCGGGTCTGGAGGGACGGCTGGCCTTTGCCGAGGAGAGGCTTGGGGAGCTTGCCCTCCTGGCCCGTCTCCTCCGGGGGGAGGAGGGGGCCCTGGCCGAGGCCCAGGCCTGGCGCGCCCCCGGGGAGCCCCCCAGGCTACCTCCCCTTTCCCCCCCTCCCGGGCCCCGTCCCCCGGGGCCTGTGCGCAAGGAAGCGCAAAGGGACCTCCCCCTGCCCCCCTTCCCCACCACCACCATCGGCAGCTTCCCCCAGACCCAGGAGCTACGCGCCCTCCGGGCCCGCTTCCGCTCGGGAAAGCTTTCCCCCGAGGCTTACGGGGAGGCCATACGGGAGGCCATCGCCCGGACCATCCGCTTCCAGGAGGCCGTGGGCCTGGACCTCCTGGTCCACGGGGAGCCGGAGCGGAGCGACATGGTGGAGTTCTTCGCCGAGCGGCTGGAGGGTTTCCACACCCACCCCTCGGGCTGGGTCCTCTCCTACGGCAGCCGGGTCTACCGCCCTCCCATCCTGGCGGGGCCGGTGCGGCGCAAGGGGCCCCTGGCCCTGGAGGAGCTCCGCTACGCCCAAAGCCTTACCCCCAAGCCCGTGAAGGCCATCCTCACCGGCCCCATCACCCTGGCCGCCTGGAGCTACCTGCCTGAGGGGGCCAGCTTCGCCGAGGCCGTCCTCCACCTGGCCGAGGCCATCGGGGAGGAGGTGCGGGCCCTGGAGGGGGCAGGCTTCCGCTTCCTGCAAATCGACGAGCCCGCCCTCCTGGAGAAGCTTCCCCTGCGGGCCGAGGCCCAGCCCGCCTATCTGGAGCTGGTGCGGGAGGCCTTCCGGCGGGCGGTGCCCGTGGGGCCGGGGGTGCAGGTCCACCTCCACCTCTGCTACTCCGAATACGCCGCCTTGAGGCCCTTTCTGGAGGCCATGGACCCCGATGTGGTGAGCCTCGAGGCCGCCCGGCAGGAGCCCCGCTTCCTGGGGGCCCTGGAGGGTCTGGACCTGGGCCTGGGGCCCGGGGCCTTCGACGTGCACTCCCCCCGGGCCGTGTCCCCGGAGGAGATGGAGGGGAGGCTCCTCGCCTACCTGGACCACATCCCCCCCTCCCGCCTCTGGGTCAACCCCGACTGCGGCCTCAAGACCCGTACCTGGCCCGAGGCCGAGGCCAACCTGAAGGCCATGGTGGAGGCGGCCCGGCGCCTTAGGGCCCGTTTTGGAGGCGAGGATGCTCACAGAACCTAG
- a CDS encoding LAGLIDADG family homing endonuclease, with translation MRKTKREYEPWYWANEWTRLYMSRGYLLPGVSVEERVRQIARRAEALTRIEGFAEKFERYMARGWYSLATPIWANYGLGRGLPISCYGTYVEDDTASILRAVAEIGMMSKQGGGTSVYLGNLRPRGAPIRDNGESNGSYAFASLFDRVIEVFNQGSTRRGQCAAYIPIEHPDFPEWLRIQREGSEIQSLFWGVTVGDAWLEAMVAGDREKRERWAQVLKSRAEVGIPYIFFRDNANRARPEIFKRLGVEIHGSNLCVVGSSLAVTSEGIRRVEDLYREGKPLTLFDGEKPVPASPMYLIERDADVYTVITKSGRRHTVTGYHKVKTQRGMVPALELKPGDKIAIQRNEGLFGSYHNPDLAFLLGLYHGDGTQTDKQIFIDLWEHDFDLKEKIEACVERVYLANGWDAYEVFVPSVRTASRRASIPRFYPTPQVGKEKKLRLGSTKLKQLGFEKFLIPDWIWQGDKETQAAYLKGLFYADGTVRVGESEGNPIQLALASVNKEFLRQVQIILTNLGINSRIYKLHDAGNTLLPDGRGGHKEYPTKDSWRLVIGDKNSALKFEDLTGFLSRKGVHLERREYRDNTKKWDEVVAVEYAGKEDVYCCTVYTDEHVWVCDGIITSNCTEIALPSTPEESFVCCLSSLNLLHFDEWKDTDAVETLTIFLDSVLDDFIEKAQGIPYMERAVRFARRYRAIGIGVLGWHSYLQSKGIPLESADAVFLNGLIFKTILERAEEASRWLRARHPEDELAELMERRNATLMAVAPTKSSSFILGQVSPSIEPYTSNYYLKDLQKARVPFKNPFLEELLRAKGKDEERVWRSILEHNGSVQHLDFLTDEEKDVFKTFAEVSQKTLINLAAGRQRYIDQGQSLNLVIHPEAPPRDVNELYLHAWRSGLKALYYQFSSSTAQAYSRDLLLSCRACEG, from the coding sequence ATGCGGAAGACGAAGCGGGAGTATGAACCCTGGTACTGGGCCAACGAATGGACCCGGCTCTACATGAGCCGGGGCTACCTCCTCCCCGGGGTTTCCGTGGAGGAGCGGGTGCGGCAGATCGCCAGGCGGGCCGAGGCCCTGACCCGGATCGAGGGGTTTGCCGAGAAGTTTGAGCGCTACATGGCCCGCGGCTGGTACTCCCTGGCCACCCCCATCTGGGCCAACTACGGCCTTGGGCGGGGCCTTCCCATCTCCTGCTATGGCACCTACGTGGAGGACGACACCGCCTCCATCCTGAGGGCCGTGGCCGAGATCGGGATGATGAGCAAGCAAGGAGGGGGGACCTCGGTCTACCTGGGCAACCTTCGTCCCCGGGGGGCCCCCATCCGGGACAACGGGGAGTCCAATGGCTCCTATGCCTTCGCCAGCCTCTTTGACCGGGTGATTGAGGTTTTCAACCAGGGCTCCACCCGCAGGGGGCAGTGCGCCGCCTACATCCCCATCGAGCACCCCGACTTCCCGGAGTGGCTCAGGATCCAGCGGGAGGGGTCGGAGATCCAGTCCCTCTTCTGGGGGGTTACCGTGGGGGACGCCTGGCTCGAGGCCATGGTGGCAGGGGACCGGGAGAAGCGGGAGCGCTGGGCCCAGGTTCTCAAAAGCCGGGCCGAGGTGGGCATCCCCTACATCTTCTTCCGGGATAATGCCAACCGGGCCCGGCCGGAGATCTTCAAGCGGCTTGGAGTGGAGATCCATGGGTCGAACCTCTGCGTCGTGGGGAGTTCCCTTGCGGTGACCTCGGAAGGCATACGCAGGGTGGAGGACCTTTACCGGGAGGGAAAACCCCTCACGCTCTTCGATGGGGAGAAGCCTGTACCAGCCTCACCGATGTACCTCATAGAGAGGGATGCCGACGTATACACCGTCATAACGAAATCTGGCAGAAGGCACACCGTAACCGGATACCACAAGGTGAAGACCCAAAGGGGCATGGTACCTGCCTTGGAGCTCAAGCCGGGGGATAAAATTGCCATCCAGCGGAACGAGGGTTTGTTTGGTTCTTACCACAACCCGGACCTGGCTTTTCTCCTTGGCCTGTACCATGGTGACGGCACGCAAACGGATAAGCAAATCTTTATAGACCTTTGGGAACATGACTTTGACCTGAAGGAGAAGATAGAGGCTTGCGTGGAGAGGGTGTACCTGGCGAACGGTTGGGATGCGTATGAGGTTTTTGTCCCCAGTGTGAGAACCGCCAGCAGAAGGGCCAGCATCCCCAGGTTCTACCCTACGCCTCAAGTGGGCAAAGAGAAAAAGCTTAGGCTTGGGAGCACAAAACTAAAGCAACTTGGCTTCGAAAAGTTCCTCATCCCGGACTGGATTTGGCAGGGAGACAAGGAGACCCAGGCGGCTTACCTTAAGGGACTTTTCTACGCTGATGGGACCGTTCGTGTTGGCGAATCTGAGGGGAACCCCATCCAGCTTGCCTTAGCCTCTGTCAACAAGGAATTCCTCCGTCAGGTCCAAATCATCCTCACCAATCTGGGGATCAACTCCAGGATTTATAAGCTTCATGATGCCGGAAATACTCTTCTACCAGATGGTCGTGGCGGGCATAAGGAGTACCCAACCAAGGACTCTTGGCGTTTGGTGATAGGGGATAAGAATTCTGCCCTAAAGTTTGAGGACCTAACAGGCTTCTTGTCCCGTAAAGGCGTGCATCTGGAGCGTCGGGAGTACCGGGACAACACAAAGAAGTGGGACGAAGTCGTGGCTGTGGAATACGCCGGGAAGGAGGACGTCTATTGTTGCACGGTCTACACAGATGAGCATGTGTGGGTTTGCGATGGAATAATTACATCAAACTGCACCGAAATTGCACTTCCCTCCACCCCAGAGGAGTCCTTTGTCTGCTGTCTCTCCTCCCTGAACCTCCTCCACTTTGACGAGTGGAAGGACACGGATGCGGTGGAGACCCTGACCATCTTCCTGGACTCGGTGCTGGACGACTTCATCGAGAAGGCCCAGGGCATCCCCTACATGGAGCGGGCCGTGCGCTTCGCCCGGCGCTACCGGGCCATCGGCATCGGGGTTTTGGGCTGGCACAGCTACCTCCAGTCCAAGGGCATTCCCCTGGAGAGCGCGGACGCGGTCTTCCTCAACGGGCTCATCTTCAAGACCATCCTGGAGCGGGCCGAGGAGGCCTCCCGCTGGCTCCGGGCCCGCCACCCGGAGGATGAGCTTGCCGAGCTCATGGAGAGGAGGAACGCAACCCTGATGGCCGTTGCCCCCACCAAGTCCAGCTCCTTCATCCTGGGCCAGGTTTCCCCCTCCATAGAGCCCTACACCAGCAACTACTACCTCAAGGACCTGCAGAAGGCCCGCGTGCCTTTCAAGAATCCCTTCCTGGAGGAGCTCCTCCGGGCCAAGGGCAAGGACGAGGAGCGGGTTTGGCGGAGCATCTTGGAGCACAACGGCTCCGTGCAGCACCTGGACTTCCTCACGGACGAGGAAAAGGACGTCTTCAAGACCTTTGCCGAGGTTTCCCAGAAGACCCTCATCAACCTGGCCGCTGGGCGGCAGCGGTACATCGACCAGGGCCAGTCCCTCAACCTGGTGATCCACCCCGAGGCCCCGCCCAGGGACGTGAACGAACTCTACCTCCACGCCTGGCGCTCGGGGCTGAAGGCCCTCTACTACCAGTTCAGCAGCAGCACGGCCCAGGCCTACAGTCGGGACCTCCTCCTCTCCTGCCGGGCCTGCGAGGGGTAG
- a CDS encoding biopolymer transporter ExbD yields MRPLNLVPLIDLFLLLALFGLMLAQFPEALSGGIAQERALRVELPQGEGTPGGGALLIELSRDGRLALEGKPLPSLKALEEALKALPLGDRPVRLEADREAAHGQVVAVMEAVRRAGGKGVQVAVKK; encoded by the coding sequence ATGAGGCCCCTCAACCTGGTTCCCCTTATCGACCTCTTCCTTCTCCTCGCCCTCTTCGGGCTTATGCTGGCCCAGTTCCCCGAGGCCCTCTCAGGGGGGATAGCCCAAGAGCGGGCCCTCCGGGTGGAACTCCCCCAGGGGGAAGGAACCCCGGGAGGAGGAGCGCTGCTCATTGAGCTTTCCCGGGATGGGAGGCTGGCCCTGGAGGGGAAACCCCTCCCCTCCCTGAAGGCCCTCGAGGAGGCCCTGAAGGCCCTCCCCCTAGGGGATAGGCCCGTGCGCCTGGAGGCAGACCGGGAAGCGGCCCACGGGCAGGTGGTGGCGGTGATGGAGGCGGTGCGTCGTGCTGGGGGAAAGGGAGTCCAGGTGGCGGTCAAGAAGTAG
- a CDS encoding phospholipase A2, translating into MAKVRRTGPGALALLVGLSLLLAACGGPAGSLQDPRLEVLEDMRRLGLPPEVIATYGEALESLGPRLAPQGTGDLQLVQAIALGSVPHYEAYYARRQDYPQFDWSRDGCSAPEGLGLGYRETFRPACNVHDFGYRNFPRFPELYNERGRRLADDNFLVNMNAICRPMGLVNRAACYSAAHAYYWAVRAFGGGHFYR; encoded by the coding sequence ATGGCGAAGGTGCGCAGAACAGGCCCCGGTGCCCTTGCCCTCCTGGTCGGGCTTTCCCTGCTCCTGGCCGCCTGCGGGGGCCCTGCCGGATCCCTCCAGGACCCCCGCCTCGAGGTCCTGGAGGATATGCGCCGCCTGGGGCTACCCCCCGAGGTCATCGCCACCTATGGGGAGGCTTTGGAGAGCCTGGGGCCTCGCCTTGCCCCTCAGGGAACAGGGGACCTGCAACTGGTCCAGGCCATCGCCCTGGGGAGCGTGCCCCACTATGAGGCCTACTACGCCCGCCGCCAGGACTACCCCCAGTTCGACTGGAGCCGGGATGGGTGTTCTGCCCCCGAGGGCCTGGGCCTCGGGTATCGGGAGACCTTCCGGCCTGCCTGCAACGTCCACGACTTCGGCTACCGCAACTTCCCCCGGTTCCCCGAGCTCTATAACGAGAGGGGAAGAAGGCTTGCCGACGACAACTTCCTCGTCAACATGAACGCCATCTGCCGCCCCATGGGCCTGGTGAACCGGGCAGCCTGCTATTCGGCGGCCCACGCCTACTACTGGGCGGTCCGGGCCTTTGGGGGCGGGCACTTCTACCGTTAG
- a CDS encoding MotA/TolQ/ExbB proton channel family protein — MFWVLVVLSVYVFYLLLYALFLLQREGKVEPSLLLRLEGLAQLAPLVGLLGTALGMIQAFLALSGEGNPQGLAKGIAEALVNTAMGLLVAVVAYGGRVFLERGR, encoded by the coding sequence GTGTTTTGGGTGCTGGTGGTCCTTTCGGTGTATGTTTTCTACCTTCTCCTCTACGCCCTCTTCCTCCTGCAGCGCGAAGGGAAGGTGGAGCCCTCCCTCCTCCTCCGCCTCGAGGGCCTAGCCCAGCTCGCCCCCTTGGTGGGCCTCCTGGGCACGGCCTTGGGGATGATCCAGGCCTTCCTGGCCCTTTCCGGGGAGGGGAACCCCCAGGGCCTGGCCAAGGGCATCGCGGAGGCCCTGGTGAACACGGCCATGGGCCTCCTGGTGGCCGTGGTGGCCTACGGGGGACGGGTTTTCCTGGAGCGGGGGAGATGA
- a CDS encoding acyl-CoA thioesterase — protein sequence MVHLVFPGETNHYGTLFGGTVMAWMDQAAFVAATRHARRKVVTVHSDAVDFQRPVPLGSIVELVARVVGVGRTSMRVAVELWVEPLEGDRYLAAKGGFVLVALDGEGRPAPVPPLEGVKE from the coding sequence ATGGTCCACCTGGTGTTTCCCGGTGAGACCAACCACTACGGCACCCTTTTCGGCGGCACGGTCATGGCCTGGATGGACCAGGCGGCCTTCGTGGCCGCCACCCGCCACGCGAGGCGCAAGGTGGTTACCGTCCATTCCGACGCCGTGGACTTCCAGCGCCCGGTGCCCCTGGGCTCCATCGTGGAGCTGGTGGCCCGGGTGGTGGGGGTGGGGCGTACCTCCATGCGGGTGGCGGTGGAGCTTTGGGTGGAGCCCTTGGAGGGGGATAGGTACCTGGCGGCCAAGGGTGGGTTCGTGCTGGTGGCCTTGGATGGGGAGGGGCGGCCTGCGCCGGTCCCTCCCCTGGAAGGGGTGAAGGAATGA
- a CDS encoding ribonucleotide-diphosphate reductase subunit beta: MLTEPRVHYRPYEYPGLLRFRDAIRHSYWVHTEFSYAADVQDYALVGEAERSLVRRALLAISQVELSVKLFWARVYEVFPKPEVAEVGMTFAESEVRHANAYAHLLDLLSLSEAFPKALEEPPLKARQRLLASVLERARGGSLREYALALLLFSAFTEHISLFSQFYILMALNRRQGRFKGISNAIEATSKEENLHGLFGVELLRLLRMERPELFVGFDEEALGFAQELFRAEEDLLSWLFAGGEPEAVAFAEVREFLKARYNEVLALHGLPRPFAVKEELLRDTDWFALELLADKEVDFFNKRSVAYARRVQSYDPESLF, translated from the coding sequence ATGCTCACAGAACCTAGGGTCCACTACCGCCCCTACGAGTACCCGGGGCTTCTCCGCTTCCGGGATGCCATCCGGCACAGCTACTGGGTGCACACCGAGTTCAGCTACGCCGCCGACGTGCAGGACTACGCCCTGGTGGGGGAGGCCGAGCGGTCCCTGGTCCGGCGGGCCCTTCTCGCCATCTCCCAGGTGGAGCTTTCGGTGAAGCTCTTCTGGGCCCGGGTCTACGAGGTCTTCCCCAAGCCCGAGGTGGCCGAGGTGGGGATGACCTTTGCCGAAAGCGAGGTGCGCCACGCCAACGCCTACGCCCACCTCCTGGACCTCCTCTCCCTCTCGGAGGCCTTCCCCAAGGCCCTGGAGGAGCCCCCCCTGAAGGCGCGGCAGCGCCTCCTGGCCTCGGTGCTGGAGCGGGCCCGCGGGGGGAGCCTGCGGGAGTACGCCCTGGCCCTCCTCCTCTTCTCCGCCTTCACGGAGCACATCTCCCTCTTTTCCCAGTTCTACATCCTCATGGCCCTGAACCGCCGCCAGGGGCGGTTCAAGGGGATCTCCAACGCCATCGAGGCCACCAGCAAGGAGGAAAACCTGCATGGGCTCTTTGGGGTGGAGCTTCTCCGCCTGCTCAGGATGGAGCGGCCCGAGCTTTTCGTGGGCTTTGACGAGGAGGCCCTGGGCTTTGCCCAGGAACTCTTCCGGGCCGAAGAGGACCTCCTCTCCTGGCTTTTCGCCGGAGGGGAGCCCGAGGCCGTTGCCTTCGCCGAGGTGCGGGAGTTTCTCAAGGCCCGCTACAACGAGGTCCTGGCCCTCCACGGCCTGCCCAGGCCCTTTGCGGTGAAGGAGGAGCTCCTTCGGGACACGGACTGGTTTGCCCTGGAGCTTTTGGCGGACAAAGAGGTGGACTTCTTCAACAAGCGCTCCGTGGCCTACGCCCGGAGGGTGCAGAGCTACGATCCGGAAAGCCTTTTCTAG
- a CDS encoding ABC transporter substrate-binding protein, which produces MRVASLVPSGTLLLRALGVEPVGVSHACPNPRGAVVLTESLIPKGLSQEEIDRRVREAYAQGASLYRVRGEALEALAPDLLVAQGVCEVCAATPQEVAGALRFLSQRPRVLELRGTRLGDLFAELQALGEATGREGEARALTQALRERLLALPLPSHRPSVAFLEWLDPPYLGGHWVAEVVEGAGGRYLGPGPGERSRRVDPKGLPQAEVVLLAFCGYSLAEAQEAVARHLSRGGWLGEYLRGRRAYLLDAAPFQALTHLTVEGVELLSRLLRGEEGVEGLALPLA; this is translated from the coding sequence ATGCGGGTAGCCAGCCTGGTCCCCTCGGGCACCCTCCTCCTGCGGGCCCTAGGGGTGGAGCCCGTGGGGGTAAGCCACGCCTGCCCTAACCCTAGGGGGGCGGTGGTCCTCACGGAAAGCCTCATTCCCAAAGGCCTTTCCCAGGAGGAGATTGACCGCCGGGTGCGCGAGGCCTACGCCCAAGGGGCCTCCCTCTACCGGGTGCGGGGGGAGGCCCTGGAGGCCCTGGCCCCGGACCTCCTGGTGGCCCAAGGGGTGTGCGAGGTCTGCGCCGCCACCCCCCAGGAGGTGGCAGGCGCCCTGCGTTTCCTCTCCCAAAGGCCAAGGGTGCTGGAGCTTAGGGGCACCCGCCTGGGGGACCTCTTCGCCGAACTCCAGGCCCTAGGGGAGGCCACGGGAAGGGAGGGGGAGGCCCGGGCCTTGACCCAGGCCCTTAGGGAGCGGCTCCTGGCCCTTCCCCTGCCCTCCCATAGGCCCAGCGTGGCCTTCCTGGAGTGGCTGGACCCCCCGTACCTGGGGGGGCACTGGGTGGCGGAGGTGGTGGAGGGGGCCGGGGGGCGGTACCTGGGGCCGGGCCCCGGGGAGCGGAGCCGGAGGGTGGACCCTAAGGGGCTGCCCCAGGCGGAGGTGGTCCTCCTAGCCTTCTGCGGCTACAGCCTGGCCGAGGCCCAGGAGGCCGTGGCCCGCCACCTCTCCCGCGGAGGGTGGCTTGGGGAGTACCTGAGGGGGCGCCGGGCCTACCTCCTGGACGCCGCCCCCTTCCAGGCCCTGACCCACCTGACGGTGGAGGGGGTGGAGCTCCTTTCCCGCCTCCTCCGGGGGGAGGAGGGGGTGGAGGGCCTGGCCCTTCCCCTGGCCTGA
- a CDS encoding magnesium transporter, which yields MGGNTGSQTATLLIRSMALGQVRPRLGDFLLVLRRDIPVALGVVIALLEALLAFFSKGVGTEILLVVGLSMLTTTALGSLVGIFLPFLAKRLGADPATLSALVITSGMDLLGVMVYFGYAYAFLGDLLR from the coding sequence ATGGGGGGCAACACCGGGAGCCAGACGGCTACCCTGCTCATCCGCTCCATGGCCCTGGGCCAGGTGCGGCCCCGCCTTGGGGACTTCCTCCTCGTCCTCAGGCGCGACATCCCCGTGGCCCTGGGGGTGGTGATCGCCCTCCTCGAGGCCCTTCTGGCCTTTTTCTCCAAGGGGGTGGGCACGGAGATCCTTCTGGTGGTGGGCCTTTCCATGCTCACCACCACCGCCTTGGGGAGCCTGGTGGGGATTTTCCTACCCTTCCTGGCCAAGCGCCTGGGGGCCGACCCCGCCACCCTGAGCGCCCTGGTGATCACCTCGGGGATGGACCTCCTTGGGGTGATGGTCTACTTCGGCTACGCCTACGCGTTCCTGGGGGATTTGCTCCGCTAG